From a single Capsicum annuum cultivar UCD-10X-F1 chromosome 12, UCD10Xv1.1, whole genome shotgun sequence genomic region:
- the LOC107850484 gene encoding homologous-pairing protein 2 homolog, translated as MGANNRKEYKRGAFGVQAEDNGNDNKGDVFVICMRCKSLTLKKLQSKKPWIIYVTVVRYHLKSVASLKIYLARQDQFNIPDSEELNKMKEENANLQEQLIEQKKAISEVEAEMKSLQSNLTMEEIQAKESKLRKEVGDEKKHMNLVFQHNLKKDRLAIEGLYSEALNQRRRRKRIRDVWDAITENSPKNPKEFKEELGVEYDEDVGVNFQSFADLI; from the exons ATGGGAGCAAACAATCGAAAAGAATATAAAAGAGGGGCTTTTGGAGTTCAAGCAGAAGATAATGGCAACGACAACAAAGGAGATGTTTTTGTGAT ATGCATGCGCTGCAAAAGTTTAACCTTAAAAAAACTGCAGTCCAAAAAGCCCTGGATAATCTATGTGACAGTGGTAAGATATCATTTAAAGAGTGTGGCAAGCCTGAAAATCTATCTGGCTCGGCAAGATCAGTTCAACATCCCAGACAGTGAAGAGCTTAATAAAATGAAGGAAGAAAATGCCAATCTACAAGAACAGCTGATTGAACAAAAGAAAGCCATCAGTGAGGTTGAAGCAG AGATGAAGTCTCTGCAGTCAAATTTGACTATGGAAGAGATACAAGCTAAGGAATCTAAACTGAGAAAAGAGGTAGGAGATGAAAAGAAGCATATGAATCTGGTCTTCCAGCATAACTTGAAAA AAGATAGATTAGCCATTGAGGGGTTGTATTCGGAAGCTTTAAATCAGAGGAGAAGGCGAAAAAGGATCAGAGATGTATGGGATGCCATAACTGAGAACTCACCCAAAAATCCAAAAGAGTTTAAG GAGGAACTTGGCGTTGAATATGACGAGGATGTTGGCGTGAACTTTCAGTCTTTTGCTGACCTGATCTAA
- the LOC107850927 gene encoding probable voltage-gated potassium channel subunit beta, producing MQMQYKNLGRSGLKVSQLSYGAWVTFGNQLDVKEAKSLLQCCRDHGVNFFDNAEVYANGRAEEIMGQAIRELGWKRSDIVVSTKIFWGGSGPNDKGLSRKHIIEGTKASLKRLDMDYVDLIYCHRPDTSTPIEETVRAMNYVIDKGWAFYWGTSEWSAQQITEAWGVAQRLDLVGPIVEQPEYNLLSRHKVESEYLPLYSNYGIGLTTWSPLASGVLTGKYSAGNIPADSRFALENYKNLASRSLVDDVLRKVNGLKPIAEELGVPLPQLAIAWCAANPNVSSVITGATKEYQIQENMKAINVIPMLTPAVMEKIEAVVQSKPKRQDSYR from the exons ATGCAAATGCAATACAAGAATTTAGGTAGATCAGGTCTAAAAGTATCACAACTATCATATGGAGCATGGGTAACATTTGGAAATCAACTAGATGTGAAAGAAGCAAAGTCCCTTTTACAATGTTGTAGAGACCATGGTGTTAATTTCTTTGACAATGCTGAGGTTTATGCTAATGGTAGAGCAGAAGAAATCATGGGACAAGCAATTAGGGAACTTGGTTGGAAAAGATCAGATATTGTTGTTTCAACAAAGATTTTCTGGGGTGGTTCTGGTCCCAATGATAAAGGGCTATCAAGAAAACATATAATTGAAGGAACAAAAGCATCATTGAAAAGActtgatatggattatgtagatcTGATTTATTGTCATAGGCCTGATACAAGTACACCTATTGAAGAAACTGTGAGGGCTATGAACTATGTTATTGATAAAGGTTGGGCTTTCTATTGGGGTACTAGTGAATGGTCAGCTCAACAGATTACTGAAGCTTGGGGGGTTGCTCAAAGATTGGATCTTGTTGGTCCTATTGTTGAGCAGCCTGAGTATAACTTGTTGTCTAGGCACAAG GTCGAATCTGAGTACCTCCCTCTGTATAGCAACTATGGAATTGGTCTTACCACATGGAGTCCTCTCGCTTCAGGTGTTCTGACCGGAAAATATAGTGCAGGGAACATTCCAGCAGACAGCCGATTTGCTCTGGAAAACTACAAG AATCTCGCTAGCAGATCTTTGGTGGATGATGTGTTGAGGAAGGTAAATGGATTGAAACCAATTGCTGAAGAACTAGGTGTACCGCTGCCTCAACTGGCAATTGCTTGGTGTGCTGCAAATCCTAATGTCTCATCTGTTATTACTGGTGCCACCAAAGAGTATCAG ATTCAAGAAAACATGAAAGCTATCAATGTCATTCCAATGTTAACACCTGCCGTGATGGAGAAGATTGAAGCTGTTGTTCAAAGCAAACCAAAGCGCCAGGATTCATATAGGTAG